A stretch of Planococcus citri chromosome 5, ihPlaCitr1.1, whole genome shotgun sequence DNA encodes these proteins:
- the LOC135849085 gene encoding ADP-ribose pyrophosphatase, mitochondrial isoform X2: MMHFRCVLCATWCFYFIKTLYAQRSDISKFNFVAMIHHKCRNNIYPDFKNSISRLAVPDEKVSWDIPWPEYNPPNYTSESIKGQVWADPDLTDSSFQPSWNRLDGKVNRESYVGEYKIIDGRPLNPIGRTGLQGRGILGKWGPNHAADPIVTRWKRNQNGEKQMNSTSGKPMLQFVAIKRRDTGEWALPGGMVDAGESISQTLKREFLEEALNFLEKSDEEKIELKKQIEKKFTDGSEIYKGYVDDHRNTDNAWMETVAVHFHDDDNKSLGVLPLHAGDDAVGVRWMDIDRNLMLYANHCAFFEKVIERVQANW, encoded by the coding sequence aaattcaattttgtcgCAATGATTCATCACAAATGCCGAAATAACATTTACCCGGATTTCAAGAATAGCATTTCTCGACTCGCAGTACCAGACGAAAAAGTATCTTGGGATATTCCATGGCCCGAGTACAATCCACCCAACTACACCTCTGAAAGTATTAAAGGTCAAGTATGGGCTGATCCTGATCTGACCGATTCTAGCTTCCAACCTTCGTGGAATCGTTTAGACGGTAAAGTAAATCGTGAAAGTTACGTCGGCGAGTATAAAATCATCGACGGACGTCCTTTGAATCCAATTGGTAGGACGGGACTTCAAGGTAGAGGTATTTTAGGAAAATGGGGCCCGAATCATGCCGCCGATCCGATTGTAACGAGATGGAAACGAAACCAAAACGgagaaaaacaaatgaattcAACGAGCGGTAAACCAATGTTACAATTTGTCGCTATCAAAAGACGAGATACCGGAGAATGGGCTTTGCCTGGTGGAATGGTCGATGCTGGCGAAAGTATCAGTCAAACTTTAAAACGCGAATTTTTAGAAGAAGCGTTGAATTTTCTAGAGAAATCTGACGAAGAGAAAATTGAACTGaagaaacaaattgaaaaaaaatttactgatgGAAGTGAAATTTATAAAGGATATGTCGATGATCATAGAAATACAGATAATGCTTGGATGGAAACGGTTGCTGTGCATTTTCACGATGATGACAACAAGTCGTTAGGTGTTCTACCTTTGCATGCTGGCGATGATGCGGTAGGCGTGCGTTGGATGGATATTGATCGTAATTTAATGTTATACGCCAATCATTgtgccttttttgaaaaagtcatcgAACGTGTTCAGGCTAACTGGTAA
- the LOC135849417 gene encoding 4-hydroxybutyrate coenzyme A transferase: MADKFQKLASRFGKLLLPSNKYNVEKSAVNFYFTYSPEPAQPLPRDPKWTSAEEAVSCIKSGDTVFLGGAASTPIPLIQAMTKHGLEKKLKNVSVCHIHTEGKAEYTAPECEGIFRSTSFFMAGNVRKAVAEGRSDCVPIFLSEIHYLFDRKVIQPDVAIIQVSPPDEHGFCSLGTSVDIVRSAIASSKIIIAQVNKNMPRTFGDALVHQSHFDYAVQLDMDLPEHGGNPPSANETKIGEFIAQELVEDGATLQMGIGALPDAVLSKLTNHKDLGIHSEMFSVGVIDLVKRGCVTNNKKTINKGKIISSFLIGTKPLYDFVNNNPLIEMRTCAYTNHTSVIAQNPKMTAINSCIEVDITGQVVSDSIGTRMYSGFGGQVDFIRGAGEGLDGKGKPIIAMQSTNEKTGESKITPFLKPGAGVVTTRAHVHYVVTEYGIAYLFGKSLRQRAHALINISHPQHRESLEKAAYDRLKVMPSA; encoded by the exons ATGgctgataaatttcaaaaattagcatcCCGTTTCGGTAAATTATTACTTCCAAGTAATAAatacaatgttgaaaaatcagctGTAAATTTCTACTTCACGTATTCACCGGAACCGGCGCAGCCTCTCCCTCGGGATCCGAAATGGACTTCAGCCGAAGAAGCTGTCTCCTGTATAAAATCTG GGGATACGGTTTTCCTCGGAGGAGCAGCGTCTACACCCATTCCACTCATTCAAGCTATGACCAAACATGGATTagaaaagaaactgaaaaatgttaGCGTTTGCCATATTCATACGGAAGGAAAAGCCGAATATACAGCTCCCGAATGCGAAG gGATATTTCGATCAACATCGTTCTTTATGGCGGGAAACGTACGAAAAGCTGTAGCAGAAGGACGAAGTGACTGCGTTCCTATATTTTTATCCGAGATACATTATTTATTCGATAGAAAAGTCATTCAACCAGATGTTGCCATTATTCAG GTATCGCCACCCGACGAACATGGCTTCTGTTCCTTGGGAACCAGCGTTGATATAGTCCGAAGTGCAATTGCCAGTTCGAAAATCATCATAG CTCAAGTGAATAAAAACATGCCACGAACGTTCGGTGACGCACTAGTCCACCAGTCCCATTTCGATTACGCGGTCCAATTAGATATGGACCTCCCCGAACACGGTGGTAATCCACCTTCGGCCAATGAGACTAAAATAGGCGAATTTATCGCCCAAGAATTGGTAGAAGACGGAGCCACGTTGCAAATGG GTATCGGAGCTCTACCAGACGCCGTATTATCGAAATTAACCAATCATAAAGATTTGGGAATTCATTCCGAAATGTTCAGCGTTGGCGTTATCGATCTAGTCAAACGTGGCTGCGTtactaataataaaaaaactatTAATAAAGGCAAAATCATTAGCAGTTTCCTGATCGGAACAAAACCTTTGTACGATTTTGTCAACAATAATCCTCTCATTG aaatgagaACGTGTGCGTATACCAATCATACCAGTGTGATTGCtcagaatccaaaaatgaccgCCATTAATTCTTGTATTGAAGTTGATATTACTGGTCAAGTTGTATCCGATTCAATCGGTACAAGAATGTATTCAG gttttggaGGCCAAGTCGACTTCATCAGAGGAGCCGGCGAAGGTTTAGACGGTAAAGGTAAACCGATCATCGCGATGCAATCGACCAACGAAAAAACCGGCGAAAGTAAAATTACACCTTTCTTAAAACCAG gCGCCGGTGTCGTTACAACGAGAGCGCATGTGCACTATGTCGTTACGGAATACGGAATTGCTTACTTATTTGGTAAAAGCTTAAGACAACGTGCGCACGCTCTTATCAACATTTCTCATCCTCAGCACCGCGAATCGTTAGAAAAAGCCGCCTACGATCGTCTGAAAGTTATGCCATCTGCGTAG
- the LOC135849085 gene encoding ADP-ribose pyrophosphatase, mitochondrial isoform X3, producing MFFKISSLTKKFNFVAMIHHKCRNNIYPDFKNSISRLAVPDEKVSWDIPWPEYNPPNYTSESIKGQVWADPDLTDSSFQPSWNRLDGKVNRESYVGEYKIIDGRPLNPIGRTGLQGRGILGKWGPNHAADPIVTRWKRNQNGEKQMNSTSGKPMLQFVAIKRRDTGEWALPGGMVDAGESISQTLKREFLEEALNFLEKSDEEKIELKKQIEKKFTDGSEIYKGYVDDHRNTDNAWMETVAVHFHDDDNKSLGVLPLHAGDDAVGVRWMDIDRNLMLYANHCAFFEKVIERVQANW from the exons atgtttttcaagATCAGTTCATTAACCAAG aaattcaattttgtcgCAATGATTCATCACAAATGCCGAAATAACATTTACCCGGATTTCAAGAATAGCATTTCTCGACTCGCAGTACCAGACGAAAAAGTATCTTGGGATATTCCATGGCCCGAGTACAATCCACCCAACTACACCTCTGAAAGTATTAAAGGTCAAGTATGGGCTGATCCTGATCTGACCGATTCTAGCTTCCAACCTTCGTGGAATCGTTTAGACGGTAAAGTAAATCGTGAAAGTTACGTCGGCGAGTATAAAATCATCGACGGACGTCCTTTGAATCCAATTGGTAGGACGGGACTTCAAGGTAGAGGTATTTTAGGAAAATGGGGCCCGAATCATGCCGCCGATCCGATTGTAACGAGATGGAAACGAAACCAAAACGgagaaaaacaaatgaattcAACGAGCGGTAAACCAATGTTACAATTTGTCGCTATCAAAAGACGAGATACCGGAGAATGGGCTTTGCCTGGTGGAATGGTCGATGCTGGCGAAAGTATCAGTCAAACTTTAAAACGCGAATTTTTAGAAGAAGCGTTGAATTTTCTAGAGAAATCTGACGAAGAGAAAATTGAACTGaagaaacaaattgaaaaaaaatttactgatgGAAGTGAAATTTATAAAGGATATGTCGATGATCATAGAAATACAGATAATGCTTGGATGGAAACGGTTGCTGTGCATTTTCACGATGATGACAACAAGTCGTTAGGTGTTCTACCTTTGCATGCTGGCGATGATGCGGTAGGCGTGCGTTGGATGGATATTGATCGTAATTTAATGTTATACGCCAATCATTgtgccttttttgaaaaagtcatcgAACGTGTTCAGGCTAACTGGTAA
- the LOC135846863 gene encoding condensin-2 complex subunit H2-like isoform X1: MEMRILPNLNESFDWYRCFATERKDVIVEIVIRNDGKHLANFAQKYLEYLMTLIHKPVDFIQAAVVMQALSSVFAKKVDNLQEQVLQFHIIFRKLELGRLNEVGAPNEEEEGDDPENRDRAKSQKKKNDKEALLNRFEDICSDVSLIRKSCIKKFTYEEVKKADSFLVRNKISECPRVKTKDDFSCYIYDSKEEVLGRKEEFSINGILCNGVIPKEDFCLSCDHGENGAAIDDSVFNVPAESHQMDIDTNPPSVINPMEIDHEPLDVPPSPGDPGSQSYQNVVEEFLNNSNLDESDTSGFAYFEKMNKVGEAVVNVDQMIEAVWNPICDNNKAIERQLKTRSVVKLPECLRKEENISKCESYPNNYVLADLLLGMFKYKSGLPFSSCIANGLQKEEEYRRKMLMRENKRRRKKRNNPTVETETEFRGFNAFGDDDDRDHGIFENENDIAPFEDVMPSNDSDTPLSPNHPPAGHQDYLENAIKNIEEYQKGLQPHPDDTINEIASKVSSWHDSIRPILEREEERTCFDIHEYGSQILQKFPQNSGKNTLTFASVVENQPREEIPRFFLSSLLLANSYNVAISRDDQNELGVNDMNLTVLSRVRQHETLDQDMRKDYS; this comes from the exons ATGGAAATGcgaattttaccaaatcttAATGAATCTTTCGATTGGTATCGTTGTTTCGCCACTGAACGTAAAGATGTAATTGTTGAAATAGTAATTAGAAATGACGGAAAACACCTAGCAAAT TTCGCTCAGAAATACCTGGAATATTTGATGACCTTAATCCACAAACCGGTGGACTTCATTCAAGCTGCAGTTGTTATGCAAGCTTTGTCATCGGTCTTCGCCAAGAAAGTTGATAATTTGCAAGAGCAAGTTTTACAATTCCATATTATATTTCGTAAATTGGA ACTCGGAAGATTGAACGAAGTTGGCGCACCTAACGAGGAAGAAGAGGGAGATGATCCTGAGAATCGTGATAGAGCAAAATcgcagaaaaagaaaaacgacaaGGAAGCTTTGTTGAATCGTTTCGAAGATATTTGTTCGGATGTCTCCCTTATAA gaaaatcttgtataaaaaaattcacttacgAAGAAGTTAAAAAGGCTGATTCTTTTTTGGTTCGTAATAAAATCTCCGAATGTCCCAGAGTGAAAACCAAAGATGATTTTTCTTGCTACATTTACGATAGTAAAGAAGAAGTTTTGGGCAGAAAAGAAGAATTCAG TATCAACGGAATCTTGTGTAACGGCGTGATTCCCAAAGAAGACTTTTGTCTATCATGTGATCATGGCGAAAATGGCGCTGCCATTGATG ATTCTGTTTTCAATGTGCCAGCCGAATCACATCAAATGGATATTGATACAAATCCGCCTTCCGTAATCAACCCCATGGAAATTGATCACGAACCTCTCGATGTACCACCTTCTCCTGGTGATCCTGGGTCTCAAAGTTATCAAAATGTTGTCGAAGAATTCCTCAATAATTCCAATCTCGATGAAAGTGATACGTCTGGATTTgcttatttcgaaaaaatgaa TAAAGTTGGCGAAGCTGTAGTAAACGTCGATCAAATGATTGAAGCTGTTTGGAATCCTATTTGTGATAACAACAAAGCTATCGAAAGACAATTAAAAACAAGAAGTGTCGTCAAGCTGCCTGAATGCTTGAGAAAG GAGGAAAATATATCGAAATGTGAATCTTATCCCAATAATTACGTGTTAGCTGATTTGCTGCTTGGTATGTTCAAATATAAATCCGGTCTTCCGTTCAGTAGCTGTATAGCCAATGGGTTGCAAAAAGAAGAAGAATATCGTCGGAAAATGCTCATGAGGGAAAACAAAAGAA GACGCAAGAAAAGAAACAATCCTACTGTGGAAACCGAAACAG aatttcgTGGATTTAATGCGTTTGGAGACGATGATGACCGTGACCATGGAA tatttgaaaatgagaacGACATTGCGCCTTTCGAGGATGTTATGCCTTCGAATGATTCCGATACTCCATTGTCGCCAAATCATCCACCTGCAGGTCACCAAGATTACTTGGAAAACGCTATTAAAAATATCGAAGAGTACCAAAAAGGATTACAACCCCATCCA gACGATACAATTAATGAAATCGCGTCTAAAGTATCCTCCTGGCACGATAGCATAAGGCCTATATTAGAACGAGAAGAAGAACGTACGTGTTTCGATATACACGAATACGGTTcgcaaattttacagaaatttccccaaaacagCGGGAAAAATACATTAACGTTCGCCAGCGTAGTAGAAAATCAACCCAGAGAAGAAATTCCTAGATTTTTCCTCTCGTCGCTTCTACTG GCGAACTCCTATAATGTTGCTATATCCAGAGACGATCAAAATGAACTCGGAGTTAACGATATGAATTTAACTGTACTTAGTCGAGTCCGTCAGCACGAAACGTTAGACCAAGATATGCGAAAAGATTACTCGTGA
- the LOC135846863 gene encoding condensin-2 complex subunit H2-like isoform X2: MDSNLECLTIQNISKLDINQDFAQKYLEYLMTLIHKPVDFIQAAVVMQALSSVFAKKVDNLQEQVLQFHIIFRKLELGRLNEVGAPNEEEEGDDPENRDRAKSQKKKNDKEALLNRFEDICSDVSLIRKSCIKKFTYEEVKKADSFLVRNKISECPRVKTKDDFSCYIYDSKEEVLGRKEEFSINGILCNGVIPKEDFCLSCDHGENGAAIDDSVFNVPAESHQMDIDTNPPSVINPMEIDHEPLDVPPSPGDPGSQSYQNVVEEFLNNSNLDESDTSGFAYFEKMNKVGEAVVNVDQMIEAVWNPICDNNKAIERQLKTRSVVKLPECLRKEENISKCESYPNNYVLADLLLGMFKYKSGLPFSSCIANGLQKEEEYRRKMLMRENKRRRKKRNNPTVETETEFRGFNAFGDDDDRDHGIFENENDIAPFEDVMPSNDSDTPLSPNHPPAGHQDYLENAIKNIEEYQKGLQPHPDDTINEIASKVSSWHDSIRPILEREEERTCFDIHEYGSQILQKFPQNSGKNTLTFASVVENQPREEIPRFFLSSLLLANSYNVAISRDDQNELGVNDMNLTVLSRVRQHETLDQDMRKDYS; this comes from the exons ATGGATTCTAACTTAGAATGTTTAACGATTCAAAACATCTCAAAATTGGATATTAATCAGGAT TTCGCTCAGAAATACCTGGAATATTTGATGACCTTAATCCACAAACCGGTGGACTTCATTCAAGCTGCAGTTGTTATGCAAGCTTTGTCATCGGTCTTCGCCAAGAAAGTTGATAATTTGCAAGAGCAAGTTTTACAATTCCATATTATATTTCGTAAATTGGA ACTCGGAAGATTGAACGAAGTTGGCGCACCTAACGAGGAAGAAGAGGGAGATGATCCTGAGAATCGTGATAGAGCAAAATcgcagaaaaagaaaaacgacaaGGAAGCTTTGTTGAATCGTTTCGAAGATATTTGTTCGGATGTCTCCCTTATAA gaaaatcttgtataaaaaaattcacttacgAAGAAGTTAAAAAGGCTGATTCTTTTTTGGTTCGTAATAAAATCTCCGAATGTCCCAGAGTGAAAACCAAAGATGATTTTTCTTGCTACATTTACGATAGTAAAGAAGAAGTTTTGGGCAGAAAAGAAGAATTCAG TATCAACGGAATCTTGTGTAACGGCGTGATTCCCAAAGAAGACTTTTGTCTATCATGTGATCATGGCGAAAATGGCGCTGCCATTGATG ATTCTGTTTTCAATGTGCCAGCCGAATCACATCAAATGGATATTGATACAAATCCGCCTTCCGTAATCAACCCCATGGAAATTGATCACGAACCTCTCGATGTACCACCTTCTCCTGGTGATCCTGGGTCTCAAAGTTATCAAAATGTTGTCGAAGAATTCCTCAATAATTCCAATCTCGATGAAAGTGATACGTCTGGATTTgcttatttcgaaaaaatgaa TAAAGTTGGCGAAGCTGTAGTAAACGTCGATCAAATGATTGAAGCTGTTTGGAATCCTATTTGTGATAACAACAAAGCTATCGAAAGACAATTAAAAACAAGAAGTGTCGTCAAGCTGCCTGAATGCTTGAGAAAG GAGGAAAATATATCGAAATGTGAATCTTATCCCAATAATTACGTGTTAGCTGATTTGCTGCTTGGTATGTTCAAATATAAATCCGGTCTTCCGTTCAGTAGCTGTATAGCCAATGGGTTGCAAAAAGAAGAAGAATATCGTCGGAAAATGCTCATGAGGGAAAACAAAAGAA GACGCAAGAAAAGAAACAATCCTACTGTGGAAACCGAAACAG aatttcgTGGATTTAATGCGTTTGGAGACGATGATGACCGTGACCATGGAA tatttgaaaatgagaacGACATTGCGCCTTTCGAGGATGTTATGCCTTCGAATGATTCCGATACTCCATTGTCGCCAAATCATCCACCTGCAGGTCACCAAGATTACTTGGAAAACGCTATTAAAAATATCGAAGAGTACCAAAAAGGATTACAACCCCATCCA gACGATACAATTAATGAAATCGCGTCTAAAGTATCCTCCTGGCACGATAGCATAAGGCCTATATTAGAACGAGAAGAAGAACGTACGTGTTTCGATATACACGAATACGGTTcgcaaattttacagaaatttccccaaaacagCGGGAAAAATACATTAACGTTCGCCAGCGTAGTAGAAAATCAACCCAGAGAAGAAATTCCTAGATTTTTCCTCTCGTCGCTTCTACTG GCGAACTCCTATAATGTTGCTATATCCAGAGACGATCAAAATGAACTCGGAGTTAACGATATGAATTTAACTGTACTTAGTCGAGTCCGTCAGCACGAAACGTTAGACCAAGATATGCGAAAAGATTACTCGTGA
- the LOC135849418 gene encoding E3 ubiquitin-protein ligase TM129 → MNEVFVLYSLIYTIITFCFVYKTDLFISVGLTVENLFDSYLGREHDNFIMYHIKKTCITKILHLSIPLGFFTGLSIFKAQKYFVLLLGEISWQLILLGSLSIPVYALFELIFQYQQDWSTHHIVKKLKLFQNDRMTSWKAVSHSINEEYKLSDKTILHCGNRMKLVLTRNWIVKVGTYDLDLAHQNDARLIVCSADTHDTGSNGYSTVVQFINVKIIYSNDTRDFLVRLHAFDFKDLKEAVHCPITVSENVTFYQTKVEEFLEIFKDLVKNNPTFEFTGEEIEMCIGCMTSEANVKLVKHCNDISTNEPVNGAPEPKCVSCKCRPLWCIDCMGKWFASRQDQTLTETWLSSKCPCPVCRSTFCMLDVCPVIKPDRN, encoded by the exons atgaatgaagTATTCGTTTTATATTCCTTGATCTACACCATAATAACATTTTGTTTCGTATACAAAACAGATCTATTCATCAGTGTCGGATTGACAGTTGAGAACCTGTTCGATTCTTACCTAGGTAGAGAACATGACAATTTTATCATGTATCATATAAAAAAAACCTGCATAACCAAGATCCTTCACCTCTCCATACCGCTGG GATTCTTCACTGGTTTGAGTATATTCAAAGCTCAGAAGTACTTCGTTCTGTTACTCGGCGAAATATCCTGGCAGCTGATTCTTCTCGGTAGTTTATCTATACCAGTGTACGCTCTATTTGAGTTAATATTCCAATACCAGCAGGACTGGAGCACGCATCATATCGTAAAGAAATTAAAACTATTTCAAAATGATCGTATGACTTCGTGGAAAGCAGTGAGCCATTCGATTAACGAAGAATATAAATT ATCCGACAAAACTATATTACACTGCGGTAATAGAATGAAATTAGTGTTAACGAGAAATTGGATAGTTAAAGTTGGCACATATGATCTCGATCTCGCTCATCAAAATGATGCCCGTCTCATAGTGTGTAGCGCCGATACACACGATACTGGTAGTAATGGATACTCAACGGTTGTACAGTTTATCAATGTGAAAATCATCTATTCCAATGATACGCGAGATTTCCTAGTTAG ATTGCACGCGTTCGACTTCAAAGATCTCAAAGAAGCTGTTCACTGTCCAATTACTGTATCAGAAAACGTtacattttatcaaaccaaAGTTGAAGAATTTCTAGAAATATTTAAAGATCTCGTAAAAAACAATCCAACATTCGAATTCACCGGAGAA GAGATTGAAATGTGTATCGGTTGTATGACATCTGAAGCGAACGTTAAACTAGTAAAGCACTGCAACGACATCAGTACCAACGAACCAGTCAACGGGGCTCCTGAACCGAAATGCGTGTCCTGTAAATGTAGACCTTTGTGGTGTATCGATTGTATGGGTAAATG GTTTGCTTCGAGACAAGATCAGACGTTAACTGAAACGTGGTTATCTTCGAAATGTCCTTGTCCAGTATGCCGAAGTACGTTTTGCATGTTGGACGTATGTCCTGTAATTAAACCTgatagaaattaa
- the Tmlh gene encoding trimethyllysine dioxygenase, mitochondrial isoform X1 → MSISIDDIEVCFIWLRDNCRCNECYNWKSNQRNHNDIKIDVAKIKSMKNDGNDISITWVDDHESKYNIDWIKIQHQPESKLDQVFWSGQEIENEIPIVSNQESPEQVARVLTTSLLRYGIGLVKHVPPTLEATAEAVNKLGPVMHTLYGGMWCVQTDREFEKYQDTAYTAQELSVHTDNTYFIEPAGLQIFHCIEAAQQGGDTLLVDGFKAARTLKEKYPMSYECLKQTPIEWQYISDQNHYTCTKPIINCSAQSKEIEQIRYNIYDRSPRLYPFRNERNILYQSVKRFRDIVNEKNYQWKLQLTPGTVIFINNWRVLHGRTAFTGNRVLVGCYMGMNALLSKARILKLIV, encoded by the exons ATGTCCATCAGCATAGATGATATCGAAGTCTGTTTCATATGGTTAAGAGACAATTGCAG atgcaaTGAATGTTACAATTGGAAATCCAATCAACGAAATCATAATGATATTAAAATAGACGTAGCGAAgataaaatcaatgaaaaatgacGGAAATGACATATCGATCACCT GGGTCGATGATCATGAATCGAAGTATAACATAGACTGgatcaaaattcaacatcaGCCAGAATCAAAATTAGATCAAGTGTTTTGGTCAGGGcaagaaatagaaaatgaaataccAATTGTTTCAAATCAAGAGAGCCCAGAACAAGTCGCTCGAGTATTAACAACGTCACTTCTACGATATGGGATCGGTCTCGTGAAACAT gtaCCACCAACATTGGAAGCCACTGCTGAAGCAGTAAATAAACTGGGCCCTGTTATGCATACACTTTATGGTGGAATGTGGTGTGTGCAAACCGACCGagagtttgaaaaataccaagataCCGCCTATACTGCTCAAGAATTATCTGTTCACACAGATAACACATATTTCATCGAACCAGCTGG ATTGCAGATATTCCATTGCATTGAAGCTGCTCAACAAGGAGGCGATACATTACTTGTAGATGGATTCAAAGCTGCACGCaccttgaaagaaaaatatccgATGAGTTACGAGTGTTTAAAACAGACTCCTATAGAATGGCAATATATCAGTGATCAGAATCACTACACTTGTACGAAACCCATTATCAATTGTTCTGCTCAATCAAAAGAAATCGAACAAATAAG GTATAATATATACGACCGAAGCCCGAGACTATATCCTTTCAGAAACGAACGTAATATCTTATATCAGAGTGTAAAAAGATTCAGAGATATAGTCAACGAGAAAAACTATCAATGGAAACTACAACTGACCCCAGGAACTGTTATATTTATCAATAATTGGCGAGTTCTTCACGGTAGAACAGCGTTTACTGGAAATAGAGTACTGGTTGGATGTTACATGGGAATGAATGCTTTACTGAGTAAAGCTAGAATACTGAAACTAATCGTATGA
- the LOC135849085 gene encoding WD repeat-containing protein 89 isoform X1 has protein sequence MKIPEEEVQSSEPSDHDSDDSEEHDSEELSEQDSEASSDHDSEESSDHESEPNEPMDHDSSDDQHDSDEEAEPEDFSSDSHFPKTYKIKDEQAVSLDNTYVLHLSALFENNKIKLVAGLSDYQCVLYDVEQGLQKGITKKIHDGIITGIKLIDENLVYSSSLDGTIKLWDLRDMSKPSSTFSDDTDGADQLKPINCFGLSCDGKFIGAGSTLVDADAYVLFWDSRNPKVLGGYWETHIDDVTSIEFHPVKANNMLSGSTDGLINLFDISAPNEDDALLNSFNVESSIRKLKWINIKNEDRIGCITDMETVQFWKTEDSSPYINFSRKLLGSAIYIRSSDNAYITDIHQSCFDENSNVVILGGSNVQKGEYIKSLVLKEDKLESFSTFAENKQIIRCSCFNNDTFITAGESGIISVWEETNEYVNKTQLKERTTKFKPSD, from the coding sequence ATGAAGATCCCGGAAGAAGAAGTTCAATCTTCGGAACCTTCTGATCATGATTCCGATGATTCCGAGGAACATGATTCAGAAGAATTATCTGAGCAGGATTCCGAAGCATCATCCGATCACGACTCTGAAGAATCATCGGATCACGAATCTGAACCAAATGAACCAATGGATCATGATTCCAGCGACGATCAACACGACTCCGACGAAGAAGCCGAACCAGAAGATTTCTCATCCGATAGTCATTTTCCTAAAACTTATAAAATCAAAGACGAACAAGCGGTGTCTCTGGATAATACCTACGTTCTTCACCTATCAGCACTTTTCGAAAACAACAAGATCAAACTAGTCGCCGGATTATCCGATTACCAATGCGTTTTGTACGATGTCGAACAAGGTTTACAGAAAggaatcacgaaaaaaatccaCGACGGTATTATAACCGGTATTAAATTGATCGATGAAAATCTCGTCTATTCCTCTTCCCTCGACGGTACCATAAAGCTATGGGATTTACGTGACATGAGTAAGCCTTCGTCCACGTTCAGCGACGATACAGACGGAGCAGATCAATTGAAACCAATCAATTGTTTTGGATTATCATGTGACGGTAAATTCATCGGCGCTGGTAGTACCTTGGTTGACGCAGACGCCTACGTATTATTTTGGGATTCTAGAAATCCTAAAGTTTTAGGAGGTTATTGGGAAACTCATATCGATGATGTGACGTCCATCGAGTTTCATCCTGTTAAAGCCAACAACATGTTGAGTGGTTCGACGGACGGattgattaatttatttgaTATTAGTGCTCCGAATGAGGACGACGCTTTGCTGAATTCATTTAACGTGGAATCGTCGATAAGGAAATTGAAATGGATTAATATTAAAAACGAAGATCGTATAGGTTGTATCACCGATATGGAAActgttcaattttggaaaacggAGGATTCCAGTCCTTATataaattttagcagaaaacttctTGGTTCGGCTATTTATATCAGGTCGTCGGATAACGCTTATATTACAGATATTCATCAGTcttgttttgatgaaaatagtaACGTTGTGATACTCGGAGGCTCGAATGTTCAAAAAGGAGAATATATCAAATCTTTGGTCTTGAAGGAGGATAAACTAGAATCTTTTAGTACGTTTGCTGAGAATAAGCAAATCATTAGATGCAGCTGTTTCAATAACGACACATTTATTACTGCTGGAGAAAGTGGTATCATAAGCGTATGGGAAGAAACCAACGAATATGTGAATAAAACACAGCTTAAAGAACGTACAACGAAATTCAAACCATCGGATTAG